A single window of Flavobacterium sp. 140616W15 DNA harbors:
- a CDS encoding IS6 family transposase: MNTRGYCNPKHIILQAVYFKLRFTLSYRDVDEIMKIREVLVDHAAIQRWFYKFTPLLESEMK; encoded by the coding sequence ATGAATACTAGAGGTTATTGTAATCCAAAACACATAATTCTTCAGGCAGTATATTTCAAATTAAGATTTACACTTAGTTACCGTGATGTTGACGAAATAATGAAAATTAGAGAGGTGCTTGTGGATCATGCTGCGATTCAGCGCTGGTTTTATAAGTTTACGCCTTTGCTTGAATCAGAGATGAAGTAG
- a CDS encoding DUF5694 domain-containing protein, whose product MKNLIYGISILFLFVSCKTAKEIQKTDPINDPSVFIGNHKAKAMVLGVFHFSNSQLDSYKPKFPFDILEKQRQSELDILLEKIAEYKPTKILLELNRIEMDSLTNENYQSYLKGKFLIDDKTNEVYQIGFKLAKKLNHHRVYCSDADAKWFGVNLDWDNYDAEAYLKSKGQYEKTIRYDYESLYKLQDSLKTIQSLTKTLNMLNNLRGRLKDHQAYLTNILEGAGDNYLGADNVGRWYRRNLRIFSNAYDFTNFNKEERLLLIYGSGHVWLLRQFFKDSPDFEYIEANDYLKD is encoded by the coding sequence ATGAAAAACCTGATTTACGGAATTAGCATCTTATTCCTATTCGTTTCTTGTAAAACAGCCAAAGAAATTCAAAAGACAGATCCGATAAACGATCCAAGCGTATTTATCGGAAATCATAAAGCAAAAGCAATGGTTTTAGGTGTTTTTCATTTTAGCAATTCGCAATTGGACAGTTATAAGCCAAAATTCCCCTTCGACATTCTAGAAAAACAAAGACAATCGGAGTTGGATATCCTTTTGGAGAAAATAGCAGAATACAAACCGACAAAAATATTACTGGAACTGAATCGCATTGAAATGGACAGTCTGACGAATGAAAACTATCAAAGTTATCTTAAAGGTAAATTCCTCATTGACGACAAAACCAATGAAGTTTATCAAATCGGTTTCAAACTTGCAAAAAAATTAAATCATCATCGAGTGTATTGTTCCGACGCAGATGCGAAATGGTTCGGAGTTAATTTAGATTGGGACAATTACGATGCAGAAGCCTATTTAAAATCCAAAGGACAATATGAAAAAACAATCCGATATGATTACGAATCGCTATATAAGCTTCAAGATTCGTTAAAAACAATCCAATCATTGACTAAAACGCTCAATATGCTGAATAATCTAAGAGGCAGACTGAAAGACCATCAAGCCTATCTAACGAACATTTTAGAAGGAGCGGGTGATAACTATTTGGGAGCCGACAATGTGGGCCGCTGGTACAGACGGAATTTGAGAATTTTTTCTAACGCATATGATTTTACGAATTTTAATAAAGAGGAAAGACTTTTATTAATTTATGGTTCAGGACACGTTTGGTTGCTACGGCAATTTTTTAAGGACTCGCCAGATTTTGAGTATATAGAAGCAAACGACTATCTGAAGGATTAA
- a CDS encoding helix-turn-helix transcriptional regulator, giving the protein MEQKIHQGRNVKRFREMLNIKQEALAYDLGEDWNQKKISMLEQKDVIEDNLLKQISAVLRIPVEAFQNFDEEQAINIISNTFDNCQQPASVFYNSTINQIDQLVKLHEEKIALYERMLKEKDEMLAKLEKLFNK; this is encoded by the coding sequence ATGGAACAGAAAATACATCAGGGAAGAAACGTAAAACGTTTTAGAGAAATGCTTAACATAAAGCAGGAAGCATTAGCTTATGATCTGGGAGAAGACTGGAATCAGAAGAAAATTTCTATGCTGGAGCAGAAAGATGTAATTGAAGACAACCTGCTGAAACAAATTTCAGCTGTATTAAGAATTCCTGTAGAAGCTTTTCAGAATTTTGATGAAGAACAAGCAATAAATATTATTTCTAATACTTTTGATAATTGTCAGCAACCTGCATCTGTATTTTACAATTCTACCATTAATCAAATTGATCAATTGGTTAAATTACATGAAGAAAAAATTGCGTTATACGAGCGTATGTTGAAAGAGAAAGATGAAATGTTGGCAAAACTTGAAAAATTATTCAATAAATAA
- a CDS encoding DUF262 domain-containing protein encodes MEEDFEQLNPVESEEGNENITNEIPFNPNDININIVPRNVGQLVEMLEYNEILIPRYQRLPNLWDLKKKSRFIESLMLSLPIPLFYFDEGMDKKWRVIDGLQRISTLEHFILSGQKQDTISENHEPFKLQDLEFRTEYNGKYWTDLPKDVQRRISTNQITINLIGKGTPDQVKFNIFSRINQGGIELAPQEIRTALFQGYRIDFLEELLSTDSPEGILFLTATDNSIPSKRQQDLDFITRFITFYLLDYNIYEPDMDSFLTKGTKKIPIESEKQTEIKTAFRESMKLSFDIFGRDAFRKRRDISDKRKPINKPLFEIISVFFAKCSNDTREAILGDKLNFIEQFRQIQLNEKFWSAITTGTASKDRVKLRHDDFKKLIDRYTV; translated from the coding sequence ATGGAAGAGGACTTTGAGCAATTAAATCCTGTAGAATCAGAAGAAGGAAACGAAAACATAACTAACGAAATTCCTTTTAACCCTAATGACATAAATATTAATATTGTGCCACGAAATGTTGGACAGTTAGTTGAAATGTTAGAATACAATGAAATTTTAATTCCTAGATATCAAAGACTGCCGAATTTATGGGATTTAAAGAAAAAAAGTCGATTCATTGAATCTCTGATGCTTAGTCTACCTATTCCTTTGTTCTATTTCGACGAAGGTATGGATAAAAAATGGAGGGTAATTGACGGATTACAAAGAATTAGTACTTTAGAACACTTTATATTATCAGGCCAAAAGCAAGATACAATTAGTGAAAATCATGAGCCTTTTAAGCTGCAGGATCTGGAATTTAGAACGGAATATAATGGTAAATACTGGACAGATCTTCCTAAAGATGTTCAAAGAAGAATCTCAACTAATCAAATAACAATAAATTTAATAGGTAAGGGTACACCTGACCAAGTTAAATTTAATATTTTTAGCCGAATTAATCAAGGAGGAATTGAACTTGCGCCTCAAGAAATAAGAACGGCATTATTTCAGGGGTACCGAATAGATTTTTTAGAGGAACTATTGTCGACAGATAGCCCTGAAGGAATACTTTTTCTTACAGCTACAGATAATTCAATACCGAGTAAAAGACAGCAAGATTTAGATTTTATTACAAGATTTATTACTTTTTATTTACTTGATTACAATATCTATGAGCCAGATATGGATTCGTTTTTAACAAAAGGGACAAAAAAAATACCAATAGAGAGTGAAAAACAAACTGAAATTAAAACGGCCTTTCGTGAATCTATGAAGCTTTCGTTCGATATATTTGGAAGAGATGCCTTTCGCAAGCGAAGAGATATAAGCGACAAAAGAAAACCTATTAATAAACCTCTTTTTGAAATTATAAGCGTTTTTTTTGCTAAGTGCTCCAACGATACAAGAGAAGCTATTTTAGGTGATAAATTAAATTTTATTGAGCAATTTAGACAAATTCAACTTAATGAAAAATTTTGGTCTGCTATTACTACTGGTACGGCAAGTAAAGATCGTGTTAAATTAAGGCACGATGATTTTAAAAAACTTATTGATAGATATACAGTATGA
- a CDS encoding DUF3696 domain-containing protein: MIKQIELTNFKSHKNTILDIRNLTVFCGSNGVGKSSAMQAILLIRESYLSDSKFEYLDLKSNPITIGSAKDVIYQFANENQIKIGIETDLNKLEYTFVSKVSELSKTMMSKAADTEHIYDREKLSSENLFNKHCQFISAARLGPQAIYQKDDVVVDIYNQISVIEGRSEHFVHYLMVNKDRTVLPELRNLSTDAEDLFYQTSAWEKEISSNVNIVVEDLGNLGYELKYQFATESQDGKTDIFRSINVGFGLSYVMPILVAILSAPAGSLLLIENPEAHIHPNGQAKLAELIALASQAGIQIILETHSDHIINGLLVNCKKFEDKGLGIDKDNISIYHFTRNEEEHSSVPNKIEIKEGGIMTKTPKGFFDQFTIDRKTLLDF, encoded by the coding sequence ATGATTAAACAAATTGAACTAACAAATTTCAAATCACACAAGAATACAATATTAGATATAAGAAATCTTACTGTATTTTGTGGTTCTAATGGAGTAGGTAAATCATCAGCGATGCAAGCTATTTTGCTAATTCGCGAATCATATTTATCCGATTCAAAATTTGAGTACCTTGATTTAAAATCCAATCCAATAACAATTGGGTCTGCCAAAGATGTTATATATCAATTTGCAAACGAAAACCAAATTAAAATAGGTATAGAAACAGATCTAAATAAATTAGAATATACCTTTGTTTCTAAAGTATCTGAATTAAGTAAGACAATGATGTCTAAAGCAGCAGACACTGAGCATATTTATGATAGAGAGAAACTTTCATCTGAGAATTTATTTAATAAACATTGTCAATTTATAAGTGCTGCCAGATTAGGTCCACAAGCAATTTACCAAAAAGATGACGTAGTTGTGGATATTTATAATCAAATATCCGTTATAGAGGGTCGATCAGAACATTTTGTTCACTACCTAATGGTAAACAAAGACAGAACCGTATTGCCTGAATTACGAAATCTATCTACAGATGCAGAGGATTTATTTTATCAAACTTCTGCTTGGGAAAAAGAAATAAGTTCTAATGTAAATATCGTTGTCGAAGATTTGGGAAACTTAGGCTATGAATTAAAATATCAATTTGCAACAGAATCGCAAGATGGAAAAACAGACATCTTTAGATCTATAAATGTAGGATTTGGGCTTTCCTACGTAATGCCAATATTAGTAGCAATACTATCTGCACCAGCAGGATCATTATTGTTAATTGAAAATCCTGAGGCGCATATTCACCCTAATGGTCAAGCTAAATTAGCTGAACTTATAGCATTAGCAAGCCAAGCAGGAATTCAAATTATTTTAGAAACACATAGCGACCATATTATAAATGGTCTATTAGTTAATTGCAAAAAATTTGAAGATAAAGGATTAGGTATTGATAAGGATAACATTTCTATATACCACTTTACAAGAAATGAAGAAGAGCACAGCAGTGTTCCTAATAAAATCGAAATAAAAGAAGGTGGTATTATGACAAAAACACCAAAAGGTTTTTTTGATCAGTTCACCATTGACAGAAAAACGCTATTAGACTTTTAA